A portion of the Pseudomonadales bacterium genome contains these proteins:
- a CDS encoding PilW family protein, translated as MKIPGNRHSRGVTMVELLVAMVIGIFLIGGAASIFIATKRSYTEVERSGRMIENARFALQTLEMDLRHAGFYGEAAPPGISLADGLDRTVTGDCSGRAEAYKVDDYISVARVDASGKAVGCITDAVPGSDVIVIKGVRPHLVSGALDDEQPYVMANAIQGLLFDGADTPPTKSVGGDVPGGNTWEYRFLVYYVRAGDVPRLSRKVLRWNGTRMGVVTEDIVDGVENLRVRVGTDGDDNGEVDRYRSADDAAIEWGRVMAMEVHMLVRSTDQDPAYTDKRSYDLAGTTVTPGGKFHRTVLDTAVSIRNPKLLIRGNI; from the coding sequence GTGAAGATCCCCGGTAACAGGCATTCCCGTGGCGTCACGATGGTCGAGTTGCTGGTCGCGATGGTGATCGGCATCTTCCTGATCGGCGGTGCCGCGTCGATATTCATTGCGACCAAGCGCTCGTATACCGAGGTGGAGCGCTCCGGGCGCATGATCGAGAACGCGCGTTTTGCACTGCAGACGCTGGAGATGGACCTGCGCCATGCCGGTTTCTACGGCGAAGCGGCACCGCCAGGCATCAGTCTGGCTGACGGTCTGGATCGTACCGTGACCGGGGACTGCAGCGGCCGCGCCGAAGCCTACAAGGTCGATGACTACATTTCCGTTGCACGTGTGGACGCATCCGGCAAGGCGGTGGGTTGCATCACCGATGCGGTGCCGGGTTCGGACGTGATCGTGATCAAGGGGGTGCGGCCGCACCTGGTCAGCGGCGCGCTCGACGACGAGCAGCCGTATGTGATGGCGAACGCGATCCAGGGCCTGCTGTTCGACGGTGCCGATACGCCTCCGACCAAATCGGTTGGTGGAGACGTACCCGGCGGCAATACCTGGGAGTACCGCTTTCTCGTTTATTACGTGCGTGCCGGAGACGTGCCGCGGCTCAGTCGCAAGGTGCTGCGCTGGAACGGCACCCGCATGGGCGTGGTGACCGAGGATATCGTCGACGGAGTCGAGAACCTTCGCGTTCGCGTCGGGACCGACGGCGATGACAACGGTGAGGTCGACCGCTACCGCAGCGCCGACGACGCGGCGATCGAGTGGGGCCGGGTGATGGCGATGGAAGTCCACATGCTGGTACGCAGCACCGACCAGGACCCCGCTTATACCGATAAGCGCAGCTACGACCTTGCCGGAACCACCGTGACGCCGGGCGGGAAATTCCATCGCACCGTGCTGGATACCGCGGTGTCGATTCGCAATCCCAAGCTGCTGATACGAGGGAACATTTGA
- the pilV gene encoding type IV pilus modification protein PilV: MFLNRRISIPRHAAAMRRGRGFTMIEVMITVLVLSVGMLAIVSLQATAKRSTHQAWQRSLAVNLADSIIERIRINPSQAASYATGLGASALGGGKKGTPSTNCRTNACDADKVVTWDLWQWEQRLDGAAAVDPDNKKAGGLIDPHGCIVFEEAGASTPNTGKIRVFVTWQGLTETTDAVQDANLVCGPDDADSQATRRQVVASSYVVNEGELNP, encoded by the coding sequence ATGTTCCTGAACAGACGGATATCCATTCCGCGTCATGCTGCCGCCATGCGGCGTGGGCGCGGCTTCACGATGATCGAGGTGATGATCACCGTACTGGTGCTGTCGGTCGGCATGCTGGCGATCGTCTCGTTGCAGGCGACCGCGAAGCGTTCCACGCACCAGGCGTGGCAGCGCAGCCTCGCGGTCAACCTGGCCGACAGCATCATCGAGCGCATCCGGATCAATCCCTCGCAGGCCGCCAGCTACGCCACCGGGCTCGGAGCGTCGGCGCTCGGCGGAGGCAAGAAAGGTACGCCTTCGACCAATTGCCGGACGAATGCCTGCGATGCAGACAAAGTCGTGACCTGGGATCTGTGGCAGTGGGAGCAGAGGCTGGACGGCGCGGCTGCAGTCGATCCCGACAACAAGAAGGCGGGTGGACTGATCGATCCGCACGGCTGCATCGTGTTCGAGGAGGCGGGCGCCTCGACGCCGAACACCGGCAAGATTCGCGTATTCGTTACCTGGCAAGGGTTGACCGAAACCACCGACGCCGTGCAGGACGCCAACCTCGTATGTGGCCCCGACGACGCAGACTCGCAGGCGACGCGTCGCCAGGTGGTCGCGAGTTCCTATGTCGTCAATGAAGGGGAGTTGAACCCGTGA
- a CDS encoding GspH/FimT family pseudopilin: protein MNLRIPQHSTCRHRQCTQTRRTAVRRTAAGFTLIEMMVTLIIAAILLTVAGPAFRDLILNNRLVAASNSIAGSLNAARTEAITQQQMVIVCSSANGSACDGTWSDGWITFIDVDANGTVDAGDTVLRWTQPAVEVSLRFVGASKVRYNSQGFVLPNSAGDFVFCDSRGANHAKAVIVTATGRVSVATDTNSPSDGIVNGGGGVNVSCS from the coding sequence CAGGCAGTGCACGCAAACGCGGCGTACTGCGGTCCGCCGCACGGCTGCCGGCTTCACGCTGATCGAAATGATGGTGACGCTGATCATCGCCGCAATCCTGCTCACGGTTGCGGGGCCGGCGTTCCGTGACCTGATCCTGAACAACCGGCTCGTGGCGGCTTCGAACAGTATTGCCGGCAGTCTGAATGCCGCGCGCACCGAGGCGATCACGCAGCAGCAAATGGTGATCGTCTGTTCCAGCGCGAACGGGAGCGCATGCGATGGCACCTGGTCGGATGGGTGGATCACCTTCATCGACGTCGATGCCAACGGTACGGTCGACGCGGGTGACACGGTGCTGCGCTGGACGCAGCCGGCCGTGGAGGTCTCGCTGCGTTTCGTCGGCGCCTCGAAGGTGCGCTACAACAGCCAGGGTTTCGTCTTGCCGAACTCGGCCGGTGATTTCGTGTTCTGTGACAGCCGTGGTGCGAACCACGCCAAGGCCGTGATCGTGACGGCGACGGGGCGGGTCAGTGTTGCCACCGACACCAATTCCCCGTCCGATGGCATCGTCAACGGCGGGGGAGGAGTCAACGTCTCATGTTCCTGA